One region of Parambassis ranga chromosome 21, fParRan2.1, whole genome shotgun sequence genomic DNA includes:
- the LOC114426458 gene encoding receptor activity-modifying protein 1-like, producing MAMTMAAHLLALIFIWTVSYAPGLAAKFVVPPCDQKMFDRNVNNCLSYFDTRMETSGYQDVCPWPTVKRDYNELKLCVDHWANISWCKGYKFLVDEVFLGVHQMYFSLCGQVHDPPLTILIMLIAPVIITTLFLPILCVHLTTWKTDAHHFGALMCADLSQET from the exons ATGGCAATGACAATGGCAGCTCATTTACTGGCACTTATCTTCATCTGGACAG TGTCGTATGCTCCAGGATTGGCTGCTAAATTTGTTGTTCCACCGTGTGACCAGAAGATGTTTGACAGGAATGTTAACAACTGTTTGTCATATTTCGACACCAGAATGGAGACGAGTGGCTATCAGGACGTGTGCCCGTGGCCCACTGTGAAACG TGACTACAATGAACTGAAGTTGTGTGTGGACCACTGGGCGAACATTTCTTGGTGTAAAGGCTACAAGTTTCTGGTAGACGAGGTCTTCTTGGGTGTCCATCAGATGTATTTTTCACTCTGTGGACAGGTCCACGACCCCCCACTCACCATTCTCATCATGTTGATAGCACCCGTTATTATCACCACGCTCTTCCTGCCTATTCTGTGTGTTCACCTCACCACCTGGAAAACAGATGCCCACCACTTTGGGGCTCTGATGTGTGCTGATCTGAGCCAGGAGACATAG
- the LOC114426006 gene encoding insulin-like growth factor-binding protein 2-A, producing MITHFTYGLLFAYFTLPSVLLGDLIFRCPRCTAERLAACPEVAAVCTEIVREPGCGCCPMCARMEGELCGVYTPRCSSKLRCYPDNDAEELPLQQLILGLGRCGQKVDLDGPASVDHQLTNEVHGTESPLTRRPIDAWFWQESARKQHLNERKTKMKTNQLEDARTPKVTQSACQQELDRVLEEISKMTSEDNRGPLENLYGLKFPNCDRYGLYNLKQCNMSSHGQRGECWCVDPLTGVQIPETPRVRGDPNCNRFQEELRVVPTAGASQ from the exons ATGATCACACATTTTACCTACGGCTTGCTGTTTGCATACTTTACTTTACCTAGTGTCTTACTTGGAGATTTGATCTTCCGATGCCCAAGATGCACCGCGGAGCGTCTGGCTGCGTGTCCCGAAGTCGCTGCAGTATGTACAGAGATAGTGCGGGAGCCCGGCTGTGGCTGCTGTCCAATGTGTGCAAGAATGGAGGGGGAGCTGTGCGGGGTCTACACGCCGAGGTGCTCCAGCAAACTGAGGTGCTACCCGGACAATGATGCGGAGGAGTTACCTTTGCAGCAGCTCATCCTAGGCTTAGGACGATGTGGACAAAAAGTGGACCTGGATGGCCCTGCAAGCGTGGATCACCAGTTAACAAATG AGGTGCATGGAACTGAGAGTCCACTTACCAGGAGGCCCATAGATGCTTGGTTTTGGCAGGAGTCTGCCAGGAAACAGCACCTGAATGAGCGCAAAACCAAGATGAAGACCAATCAGCTGGAGGATGCTCGAACTCCAAAAGTGACTCAG AGTGCCTGTCAGCAGGAGCTGGACAGAGTCTTAGAAGAGATCTCCAAAATGACCTCTGAGGATAACAGGGGCCCGCTGGAGAACCTGTATGGGCTCAAGTTTCCAAACTGTGACAGATATGGACTCTACAACCTCAAACAG TGCAACATGTCCTCCCACGGCCAGAGGGGTGAGTGTTGGTGTGTTGATCCCTTAACTGGCGTTCAGATACCAGAGACGCCTAGAGTCAGAGGGGATCCCAACTGTAACCGGTTTCAGGAGGAGCTCAGAGTGGTGCCCACTGCAGGAGCGTCTCAGTAG